A window of the Penaeus vannamei isolate JL-2024 chromosome 19, ASM4276789v1, whole genome shotgun sequence genome harbors these coding sequences:
- the LOC113807009 gene encoding uncharacterized protein, with protein MNKYFPGIGRIEYRPDAGPDDTLVFRHYNPSETVHGRTMEEWMKFSVCYFNTFRYLGSDDYYGERTHQRSWEDASRSLDNYKRRMLANFEFLQKLNVKYYSLSDRDMAPEGESFDETNGYLDEMVTLAADLQKQTGIKPLYYSADLFSHPRYMNGAGSNPDAHVFAYACAQVKRSMDAAKRLNAENFVFFNPRDGYQSVLQRQFFRDMSHMAQLYRMAAQYRDKIGFRGQLLIQPKPADPRRHQYESDAMSTMHMLRHFGLDKHYKLYIKPAFARLTSRPYEHDVYMAAAYNMLGCVDASDSWPEFNGTSDICAQDMRDATLVMKCVLEQGGLQQGGFTLGGRVRRESTEPRDLFHGHIMAMDTFARALRNAARMISDGSFSKSVQQRYASYKSGLGERVEKGSITFDECEEFVRKTGEPQPQSSRYEHYQNMFNYYVYPPRE; from the exons ATGAACAAGTACTTCCCAGGGATCGGCCGCATCGAGTACCGGCCCGATGCAGGACCCGACGACACGCTGGTCTTCCGGCACTACAACCCCAGCGAGACCGTCCACGGCCGCACCATGGAGGAGTGGATGAAGTTCTCCGTCTGCTACTTCAACACCTTCAG GTACTTGGGCTCGGACGACTACTACGGCGAGCGCACGCACCAGCGGTCCTGGGAAGACGCCTCTCGCTCCCTCGACAACTACAAGAGGCGGATGCTGGCCAACTTCGAGTTCCTGCAGAAGCTCAACGTGAAGTACTACTCG CTGAGCGACCGCGACATGGCACCGGAAGGCGAAAGCTTCGACGAGACCAACGGCTACCTGGACGAGATGGTGACCCTCGCGGCTGACTTGCAGAAGCAGACCGGGATCAAGCCTCTGTACTACAGCGCTGACCTGTTTTCTCACCCTCGCTACATGAACGGCGCTGGGTCCAACCCCGACGCCCACGTGTTCGCGTACGCCTGCGCCCAGGTCAAGCGCAGCATGGACGCCGCCAAGCGCCTGAACGCCGAGAACTTCGTGTTCTTCAACCCCCGCGACGGCTACCAGAGCGTCCTGCAGCGCCAGTTCTTCCGCGACATGTCTCACATGGCGCAGCTGTACCGCATGGCGGCGCAGTACAGGGACAAGATCGGCTTCAGGGGCCAGCTGCTGATCCAGCCCAAGCCAGCCGACCCTCGCCGTCACCAGTACGAGTCGGACGCCATGTCGACCATGCACATGCTGCGCCACTTCGGTCTCGACAAGCACTACAAGCTGTACATCAAGCCCGCCTTCGCTCGCCTCACCAGCCGCCCCTACGAGCACGACGTCTACATGGCCGCCGCATACAACATGCTCGGCTGCGTCGACGCCTCCGACAGCTGGCCAGAGTTCAACGGGACGTCAGACATCTGCGCGCAGGACATGCGGGACGCGACGCTCGTCATGAAGTGCGTGCTCGAGCAG GGCGGGCTGCAGCAGGGCGGCTTCACTCTGGGCGGCCGCGTCCGCCGCGAGTCTACTGAGCCCCGAGACCTGTTCCACGGCCACATCATGGCCATGGACACCTTCGCCCGCGCCCTCAGGAACGCCGCCCGCATGATCTCCGACGGATCTTTCAGCAAGAGCGTCCAACAG CGCTACGCTTCCTACAAGTCAGGCCTCGGCGAGCGCGTCGAGAAGGGCAGCATCACCTTCGACGAGTGCGAGGAGTTCGTTCGCAAGACCGGCGAGCCTCAGCCTCAGTCCAGCCGCTACGAGCACTACCAGAATATGTTCAATTATTACGTGTACCCCCCGCGCGAGTGA
- the LOC113807019 gene encoding serine/threonine-protein kinase pkn2, whose translation MEDKPRLLGEGGFGKAFLNEKKGLVIKLASSASSYHTFILEALVMNLFAEYRSGFQRLVGLCPQKLGLVTKYAGRSLDYYVSSRKLDPNHKFTILTQLCKILSDLHQHGFVHNDVKLQNVCLSMTASGPAVTLIDFGITLLTGWKVGLDTTWDASMPYAPEICGRDSGACSRESDTFSVGQLLRYLFEGQRLPPLLSSWHAKSQSRHPSERSNLSLLVKYVEEQRLSNLRFGR comes from the coding sequence ATGGAGGATAAGCCCAGGCTGCTTGGAGAGGGCGGCTTTGGGAAGGCCTTTTTGAACGAGAAGAAAGGGCTGGTGATCAAATTGGCATCATCTGCCAGCAGTTACCACACCTTTATTCTGGAAGCCTTGGTCATGAATCTCTTTGCCGAATACCGCAGCGGCTTCCAGCGCCTCGTAGGCCTCTGCCCACAGAAACTAGGTCTCGTGACCAAGTACGCCGGTCGTTCTCTTGACTACTATGTCAGCTCCAGAAAACTGGACCCGAACCATAAGTTCACCATCTTGACGCAGCTCTGCAAGATCCTGTCGGACTTGCACCAGCACGGCTTCGTGCACAACGACGTCAAGCTGCAGAACGTGTGTCTCAGCATGACCGCGTCTGGCCCCGCGGTGACCCTCATCGACTTCGGCATCACCTTGCTGACCGGCTGGAAAGTAGGCCTAGATACAACGTGGGATGCATCTATGCCCTACGCGCCCGAGATCTGCGGCAGGGACAGTGGCGCGTGCAGTAGGGAATCCGACACCTTCAGTGTCGGCCAGCTCCTGCGCTATCTCTTCGAAGGCCAGCGGTTGCCACCCCTGCTCAGCAGCTGGCACGCTAAGAGCCAGTCCAGGCACCCGAGCGAGCGCAGCAACCTGTCCCTGTTGGTGAAGTACGTGGAGGAGCAGAGATTATCGAATCTCCGCTTTGGCCGCTGA